The stretch of DNA aaaacactagcgattaaagctcaaactcaactaaagtgcagtaaattggaatgtaataatcatctaaaacatgagattatagcctactatcaagagcctcacatcatgtagAAATCGTCTTCTATTATCGGGTGTCAATTCTGGTGAcatcaccccacttgcaataaaattcacatagtcTGCATACCACAGGGCTGCACTCTTGGTGACAACAAATAACTGCTCATCTAGAAAGGTTTGTTTGATCGACCCCTCTCGGCTACATGGTTCCAATTTTCTAATctagacaagtgatcagccacttgattctctGTCCGTTTTCGATCCCGGATCTCTAAATCAAATTCTTGCACGAGAAGGACCCATCGAAttagcctcggcttggcgtctctCTTTTCAAACAAGTACCTTATAGCTGAATGATCTATGTAGATGATGaatttggttcccactagataggatttgaatttttcaaatacccacaccactgcaagcaactctttttcagtaacagTGTTGTTCATCTGGGCTAGATTCAGAGTTTTGCTCGCGTAAACAGATCTGATTgctatgtcactcgcaccgcaTATCAACTCAAATGGCTACGCCCAATCCGgggcaatgataattggtgcagtcactaTTCTTCCCTTcaactcctcaaatgctttcaaacaggcatcatcaaacttgaacgggatatctttctcaagaagccttCATAGAGGAGAAgaaatttatgaaaaataattaatgaaacaACGATAAAAACctacatggcccaagaaactgcgaatgcctttgacggatgtcggtgggggcaatttttcaatcgcctccacctttgctttGTCCACCTGCAAACCGATTTTTGAAAACCTTgtgtcccaagactataccttctctTACCATGCAATGGAACCTTTATCAGTTTAGTACCatgttcgtttcttcacacctagcaatcactttatcaaggttcattaaacaatttTCAAAAGAACACCCAAACACAGAAAAGTCATTCATGAACACTTCCACAAAtatttcaaccatgtcagtaaaaatagccattatATACCATTGAAAAGTCACAAGTGCATTACTgagaccaaagggcattctctcAAAACCATACATGCTATAGGGATACATAAATATAGTTTTCTCTTGGTTCTctagggctatagcaatctgattataccccaaaTAGCCATCTAGGAAACACTAGTATTCCAGTCCAGCTAATCTACCGAGGATTTGATCAATAAAGGGGTGGGGGAAGTGGTCCTTTTGGGTGGCATTGtttaattttctataatctatgcaaatgcTCCACCGAGTCACAATTCTTGAGGGAATCaggtcattattttcattaaccactaTAGCCATCCCCCTTTCTTACGCACACATTGTACGGGACTTACCCATTTGCTATTAGAGATTGGATATACAATACCTGCAtaaagccacttaatcacttttatttttacgacctctttcatgattggatttaggcggcgttgttgctctacacttggcttgtgccCTTCCTCCATGAGGTTTTTATGCATGCAGAAGGCCGTATTAATGCCTCTAATGTCAGAGACTCCATCCACCCAATTGCTCGTTTGTGATCACGCAACACtgttaatagcttttcttcctgcaatttagacaagtcaaAAGAAACAATAACAGACAGAGTGTTAGAGcaacccaaataagcatattgaatgTGAGGGGGGAAAGGTTTaagttccaattttggagcttcttcaatagaCGGTTTTGGAGGAGACCCACTTGTCCTATTTAGGGGCTCAAAGGTATTTAATCCTTGTATGTAGGCACAAGATGCATCTAGTATgagcatcatctcctcaacctcgtTATCAATCTCTAAGCTATCGAACAACATGAGTGCTTTAtctagagaatcgtctagatataTACTCCTGTCGATAAgttgctcatccacctccacaacagatatcatagagagctcctatGGATTGCCTTGTAGACATTAAAAACTGCTTcttcgttgtccaccctcataatcatttttcccTCTCTCACTTTAATAATTGCATCAGTTGTATCCatgagaggtcgtcccaatatgattggaacttgtttaTCAGCCTCATAATCTAGGATAATGAAGTCTGTTGGGAAGATGAATTTCCCAATTTGTAgcaacacatcttcaatcactcattcagggtaggctatggatCTATCAGCTAGTTGCAACATCACAatggttggtcttggagctcccagacccaattgcttgaATATACAGaagggcatcagatttatgcttgcccccaaatcacaaagagcgcGACCCACATCGATATTACCAATCCGCATAGGGATGGTGAAGCTGTCAGGATCCTTAAGATTTTgtggaagcttgttttggacccttgaagcgCACTCCGGAATAAGTGTGACTGTCTCAAATTCATTCAATATCCTCTTGTGAGATACTATATCTTTGAtatacttagcatactttggaattttgcGAAGTACATCT from Nicotiana tomentosiformis chromosome 11, ASM39032v3, whole genome shotgun sequence encodes:
- the LOC104119377 gene encoding uncharacterized protein; the protein is MGKFASNKNTRPASALPSDTEKNPQVNAVTLRNGRELEEVPKKRKDKPIPKGELIPKATHESKKYEASSESVNAAMPPPPYPKDYVLRKIPKYAKYIKDIVSHKRILNEFETVTLIPECASRVQNKLPQNLKDPDSFTIPMRIGNIDVGRALCDLGASINLMPFCIFKQLGLGAPRPTIVMLQLADRSIAYPE